Part of the Candidatus Binatia bacterium genome is shown below.
AGCAGGCCGTTTCGGGGCGCCTGCCGGAGGGTAAGGATGCAACGGGGCGTCTAATAGGGCGGTTATGACAGTTGCTTCCCAGGCAGCGGTGCTTGGTTATTTGTAGGGATAAATAGAGATATCCGTGGATTTGCGCGCAGAGCTTCAGGAGAAGTTTGGGTTCGCGGGCTTTTACCCCGGACAGGAGGAGGTCGTTTCGCGCGTCCTGCAGGGCCAGGACACGCTGGCCATCCTCGCAACCGGCGCGGGTAAGAGCCTCACCTATCAGCTCCCGGCCCTCCTCCTCGAGGGGACGACCGTCGTCGTCAGCCCGCTCATTGCGCTTATGAAGGACCAGCTCGACATGCTGCGCGACCGCGGCATCACCGACGTCGTCGCGCTCAACTCGACGCTCTCCGAAGATCAAGAGGCGCGCGCGCGCGAACGCATTCGTTCGGGCAACGTGCGCATCGTCTACACGACGCCCGAGAAACTCGAAGACGAAGGCTTCCTGCGACTGCTGCAGGCGATCCGCGTCCCGCTCTTCGTCGTGGATGAGGCGCACTGCATCAGCCAATGGGGCCACGATTTTCGGCCGGCGTATCTCGCGCTCGGCGGCGTGATCGGCAAGCTCGGCCATCCGACCGTGCTCGCGCTTACCGCGACCGCGACGCCTTCGGTTCGGGAAGACATCCTGCACCAGCTCGGCATCGATCAGGTCAAGCCGATCGTGCGCGGATTCGATCGCCCGAACCTGATCTACGAAGCGCGCAAGGCCGACAAAGAGGCCGACAAGTTGAAGATCCTCAGCTCGCTCTTCACGGGCGACGCGACGCTCGAAGGCACCGGCATCATCTACACGGCGACGATCAAGAACGCGCTCGAGGTGCAGCGCTACCTCCAGCGCGAGCTTGGGATTCCGGCCGCGGTCTATCACTCGAAGCTCCATAAGGAAGACCGCACGTCCGTTCACAATCTGTTCATGGACGAGTCGATCCGCGCGGTCGTGGCGACGAACGCGTTCGGCCTCGGCATCGACAAGCCGAATATCCGCTTCGTCGTTCACTACGATCTGCCGGGGTCGCTCGAAGCCTACACGCAAGAGGCCGGCCGCGCCGGCCGCGACGGATTGCCCTCGCGCTGCATCCTCATCTACCGCATGAGCGACACGCGCGTGCAGAACTACTTCCTCACCGGGAAGTATCCCGACGTCGAAGAGGTGCAGCGCGTCTTCGGCACGATCGAGGTCTTCTGCAATCAGACCGGCGGCGTCTCGATGGTCGATCTGCGCAAGATCCTGCAGTTGCCGCTGACGAAACTCAAAGTGATCCTCGCGCTGCTCAAGAAATCCGGCTATATCGAGCACGTCGGCAAGTCGGCGTACGGTTTGACGGAAGCCGTGCGCAAGCATCGCGACCTCATGCTGAACCTCGCCAACTACGAGACGAAGAAGTCGTACGATCAGAGTAAGCTCGCGATGATGCTGCAGTACGCCGAGACGACGTCGTGCCGCCGGCGCTTCATTCTCAACTACTTCGGAGAAGATTTCGACAAGACGAACTGCGGCGCGTGCGATAGCTGCCTCAAGGCGCTTCGCGGCGGCTTCGACGAACGCGGCGCGACCGGCGGTTTCAAAATCGCCGACGTCGTGAACCATCCCAAGTTCGGCGTCGGAACCGTCGAGCGCGCCGAGCGCGACCTGGTTACGGTGCTCTTCCCCAGCGTCGGATATAAGACGCTGCTGGCATCCGCCGTCAGCCACGCCGCCGAAGCGCAAATTGCATAGGCGCGACACCGCACTCGTCTTCGCCGCCTTCGCCGCGCTCTACGCGGGCGCGCCGTCCCCAACCCCGTCGCCGTCAGCCTCGCCCGCGCCTTCAGCCTCGCCCGCGCCTACCGCGTCGTCCACGTTAATCTTCCCGTCGGCGGCGCCGTCGCCGCCGCCGCTACCCACGCCGACGCCGGCCATCGCGACGCCGCCGCCGATCGTCGTCTCGCCCGAGTCCGCATCGGTTCCCGTCGGCTCGCCGCTCGACCTCACCGTCGGCTCCGCGATTAGCCCGATTGCGGCGACCGTCGCGGATCCGTCGATCGCTTCGGTCGCCGTCGACCAAACGTCGCAGCGCGTGACGATCACCGGAAAGGCTCCGGGCGTGACCGTCGTTACGATCAGCGACGCACGCGGGCTTCGTCGCGACGTCCCCGTCCGCGTCGCCTACTACGCCGGCGTCATCGCGCCGCACGTCTCGCTCTCGCTGACCGGCGATCCGGCGTCGGGCGAGTTCGTTCGCGAACAGGTGGCGCGCGACGTGAAAGCCGCGGCGCAGCCGCGCGCCGGCGCGCAAGTGCTCGTGGGGCCCGATGACGTCCCGTTTCGGCGCGCGCTCGAGCAAGATAACGTCGCGTCGTTCGACGTTCCCGTCTTACTGCAAGGCAACGGCCTCTTCGAGGTCGACGGGTCGACGCACGTCGAGGTGCAGAACGTAGCGGTTCCGCGCATCTCACCCGGCTCGCTCATGGTCAGCGATTATCCCGAGCGGCTCACCGCGAACGGCATGCTCTTCACCGCCGACCTCACGATCGAGCAGCCGTCGCGCTTTCTCTACTTCCACTACAATCCGCCCGGCCAGCCGAACCGCCGCATCGTTCTGCGCGCGGAGAATCCGTCGCACGAACCGGCGATCGTGCAGTTCATCAGCGGCAGCGGCGGCCCGTCCTCGAACGAGATGGACGTCGGCCACCAGGCCACGCGACGCTTTCTCGTCAACGTCGTGCAGAATCAGGGACGGCTGTTGACGCTTCCAGCCAACAGTTCGACGCAGATCGTCGCGCAGGATCTCCCGGCCGGCGGCATCGTCTGCGGCCTGCTGCAGCTGCGCGTGCTCTCCGGCGCGAGCGTGCATCTCTCGCTCTTTGCGCAGAACGACGACGAGAGCCCCGACGCCGTCGTCGACGGTTCCGCTCTCCTGCAAGGGCAGGAGCAGCACGCGCGCGGGATCTATCCGATCGCGGAGTTCCATTTCGCGTCGCAGTGGCGCGTCGACGACGAACAGTATCTCGAGTTGCCCGTCGGCCAGTTGCCGCTGCCGAATAACCTGCAGGGTCAGGCGCTGGCGGGCGATTACGGCGTGCTGCAATCGTTCGTCGTCAACCTCGAGAACCCGACCGGCGCTCCCGCGCAGGTCGCGATCTACGAGAACCCGCGCGGCGGACGCGCCACGGGAACGTATCTCATCGACGGCGTGCTCGTGCAGTCGCACCAAGTGCCGCCGTTCTCGCGCTATAAGGTGCGGCAGTATACGGTTCCGGCGCACGGCTTCGTTCGCGTTACGATCGTCACGATGCCCGAAGCGGGATCGAGCCTTCCGCTGCGGCTGATATTCGCACCCGACGACGGCAGCGTCTCGCCCGGCGCGCCGGGCTCACCGATCTACTGACGAAGCGTAGAGGCGCTCCATCGCCGATGCGCTCGACGCCCAGGCGAAGCGAGCGATAGCACCGGCGCGAACGCGCGCCGCGCGCTCGTCATCGTCTCCACGCAGCGCCGCTGCGAGTGCGGCGCTCCACGCCGCTGCATCG
Proteins encoded:
- a CDS encoding pilus assembly protein N-terminal domain-containing protein: MHRRDTALVFAAFAALYAGAPSPTPSPSASPAPSASPAPTASSTLIFPSAAPSPPPLPTPTPAIATPPPIVVSPESASVPVGSPLDLTVGSAISPIAATVADPSIASVAVDQTSQRVTITGKAPGVTVVTISDARGLRRDVPVRVAYYAGVIAPHVSLSLTGDPASGEFVREQVARDVKAAAQPRAGAQVLVGPDDVPFRRALEQDNVASFDVPVLLQGNGLFEVDGSTHVEVQNVAVPRISPGSLMVSDYPERLTANGMLFTADLTIEQPSRFLYFHYNPPGQPNRRIVLRAENPSHEPAIVQFISGSGGPSSNEMDVGHQATRRFLVNVVQNQGRLLTLPANSSTQIVAQDLPAGGIVCGLLQLRVLSGASVHLSLFAQNDDESPDAVVDGSALLQGQEQHARGIYPIAEFHFASQWRVDDEQYLELPVGQLPLPNNLQGQALAGDYGVLQSFVVNLENPTGAPAQVAIYENPRGGRATGTYLIDGVLVQSHQVPPFSRYKVRQYTVPAHGFVRVTIVTMPEAGSSLPLRLIFAPDDGSVSPGAPGSPIY
- a CDS encoding ATP-dependent DNA helicase RecQ — its product is MDLRAELQEKFGFAGFYPGQEEVVSRVLQGQDTLAILATGAGKSLTYQLPALLLEGTTVVVSPLIALMKDQLDMLRDRGITDVVALNSTLSEDQEARARERIRSGNVRIVYTTPEKLEDEGFLRLLQAIRVPLFVVDEAHCISQWGHDFRPAYLALGGVIGKLGHPTVLALTATATPSVREDILHQLGIDQVKPIVRGFDRPNLIYEARKADKEADKLKILSSLFTGDATLEGTGIIYTATIKNALEVQRYLQRELGIPAAVYHSKLHKEDRTSVHNLFMDESIRAVVATNAFGLGIDKPNIRFVVHYDLPGSLEAYTQEAGRAGRDGLPSRCILIYRMSDTRVQNYFLTGKYPDVEEVQRVFGTIEVFCNQTGGVSMVDLRKILQLPLTKLKVILALLKKSGYIEHVGKSAYGLTEAVRKHRDLMLNLANYETKKSYDQSKLAMMLQYAETTSCRRRFILNYFGEDFDKTNCGACDSCLKALRGGFDERGATGGFKIADVVNHPKFGVGTVERAERDLVTVLFPSVGYKTLLASAVSHAAEAQIA